In the Alistipes provencensis genome, GGCCCGGCAGGAATACACCTGCAAGGCCGATGCGAACGCCACATGGGTGCTGGAGATTCCGGTGCCTGCGGCGCCTTCGGACGGAGCCCCGCAGTCGATTGTGATCTCCACGCCGCTCCAGCGGAACGTTTTGCGCGACCTGCTGATCGGCGAGGTGTGGGTCTTGGGCGGACAGTCCAACATGGCCTTTGCCATGAATCAGGTGCTCAACGCCGCTGCCGAGATCAGCGCGGCGAACTATCCGAGCATCCGCTTTTTCACCGTGCAGCCTTCGAACGAGGCCCGGCCGATCTTCGACTGGCGCGACATGCCCGAACCCTATGGCAAATGGTACTCCACGAGCCCTGCGACGGCCGGGGCCCAGAGTGCCGTGGGCTACTACTTCGGGCTGATGCTCCACCGGGAGTTGGGCGTGCCCGTCGGGCTGGTCAACACCTCCAACGGCGGTGCCTCGGCGCAGGCCTATACGCCGATCGAGGCCCTGAAGGCCGACAGCCGGCTGAAGACGACTTTCGTCGATCCCTACACGGCCGATCCCGATATGAACGTGTTGCTGCGTCCTGCCGAGCTCTACAACAGTATGGTCTATCCGCTGCTGCGGCTGTCGACCCGCGGCGTGGTGTGGTATCAGGGCGAGGGCAACTGGAACAACTACGATATCTATCCCCTGCTGATCAAAACGCTTATCAACGAATGGCGGCGCAATTTCGCCAACGAACGGATGCCGTTCTATTATGTGCAGATCGCTCCGTGGGGCTTCGATCAGAACACCGCCTCAAAGGATTGGTTCTACACCCAGAGCGAGGCTATCGGTTACGCCTATATGCGCGAGGCGCAGGCGCTGACCCGCGAGCAGGTTTCCAATTCGGGCATGGCCGTGACGATGGACGTAGGCGATCCCGATGACATCCACCCCACGAACAAACGCCCCGTCGGCGAACGTCTGGCGCGTCTGGCGCTCAACCAGACCTATGGCCGCAGCGATGTGGCGTGCCTCGGGCCGCGCTACAACAGTCTGAAGGTCGAGAACGGCGTGGTGAAGCTCCTCTTCGACAACGCCGAGGGGCTGAAGACCAACGACGGACAGGCCCCCAAGCATTTCTATGTGGCTGCCGCTGCCGGACGGAGCCATCGGTTCTATCCCGCCGCGGCCGAGATTCACGGCTCGGAGGTGTGGCTCACCTGCCCCGATGTGGTGACGGCTTCGACCACGGCCGCCGACGTGGCCGTGCGTTACGCTTTCCTGCTCTATCCGATGACCAACCTCGAAAACGGGGCCGGGCTCCCTGCCGAACCTTTCCGCACCGACCCTTGGTCCACGGACATCAGTTATGTCTATTAGCGGGTCCGGGACGAATATTTTTGAAAAAGATTACCGTTTTTTTATTCCGAATTTTATACCTTTGCACCACGAAAGAAAAAAACTGAAAAAACGATAATCGTATGGGAAGAGCCTTTGAGTATCGCAAAGCGCGAAAAATGAAGCGTTGGGGCCATATGGCCCGAGTCTTCACCAAGTTGGGGAAAGAGATCGAGATCGCCGTCAAAGCCGGAGGTCCCGATCCGTCGGCCAACACCCGCCTGCGCATTCTGATCCAGAACGCCAAGGCCGAGAACATGCCCAAGGAGAACGTCGAGCGTGCCATCAAGCGTGCCACCGAGAAGGACGCCGCCGACTACAAGGAGGTGATTTACGAGGGATATGGTCCCAACGGCATTGCATTCTTGGTCGAGACCGCCACGGACAATACCAACCGCACGGTAGCCAACGTGCGCATGTACTTCAACAAGTGCGGCGGCACGCTGGGCAACAGCGGCTCGGTGGGCTTCATGTTCGACCACAAGTGCGTCTTCAAGTTCAAAGCCGCCTCGGAGGTTGATCCCGAGGAGCTGGAGTTGGAGATGATCGACCTTGGTGTCGACGAGTTCTACCCCGAGGAGGACGGCATCACGGTCTACGCTCCCTATGAGTCTTTCGGCGCCATCCAGAAGTGGCTCGACGACAAGGGTTTCGAAATCGTCTCCGGAGAGTCGGTGCGCATCCCGACCGACGTGAAGGAGCTCGATGCCGAAGGCCGCGAATCGGTCGAGAAGCTGGTCGAGAAGCTCGAGGAGGACGACGATGTGGTGAACGTATATCACACCATGAAGGAGGCCGACGAAGAGTAGTTTTCGATTCTCACGGGCACCTTTCGCCCTGCCTTGTCCGGCCCGAACTGCGTTATGTCGAAATCTGCTCCGCGATAATCAAAAACCGGGTTCGTGTATCCCGCTTGGCAAAAAAGGCGTCAAGAAAGATGCGGACTAAAAGCGCGAGCGGAGGGGACGGTTTGCTTGCAAACCCGCGAATAGTCGCCCGGAGCCAGCGTTAGACCGCGTCTTTTAGGCTTTTTTGTCCGCGGGTCGGTTTTTGCGCCGCTTTTTGCCGATCAAAAAGCGGTATAATCTCAGCGTCGAAGGCGCGGGGAACAAGTCGTAGGGGCTATTCGAACCTTACGAATCGTTCGCTGCCGGTCAGGCAGAACGGACAGTAATAGTCGCGGTATTCCGCCGCATAGAGGTTGCCGCACTCCGGGCATACGAAGAACCGGCAGTTGTCCGGATGATGCCTTCCGATGCGCCGGCAATACTCCATCAGAGCGGCATTCCGCCGGTCCGAGGCGGCGGCCCGGGCCAGTATCCGCGCCGCATAGCGGTTGCCTTTTCGCATCGCGCGGTCGATCTCCGCGCCCTGCCGTTTGCCGAGGCTCCGGAGTTCGCAGGCGATGCTCCGTTCCAGATTGTCGTCGGTTGTGCCTCCGAAGAGGATGATCCGGGCCGGGGGCGTGTAGTTGCCGCCCAGATGTACGATGACCTCCGCGCAGTCGTGCTCCTGCAACCGCTCGGAGAAGGCCATGGCCCGGAACAGCCGTTCGGCATCCCGGCGGGATTCCCCGGCGGCGATTGCGGCGAAGTTGTCGTACTGCACCGACTTGACGTGCTTGCGGCGGCAGCAGGCGTCGAGGTCCGCGAGCGTCTCGCTCCACGGCGATGCCTGCGGCACGCGGGGTGTGCGCGTGGCCGCGCAGTACAGCCAGACGAGGATGCCGGCCGATGCCGCGAACAGCAGGAGTATCAGGACCAAACGCAGTTTCATGGTGTCGTACGATTGAGGGAGAACACGGATCGGGAGGTGCATTTTTTATGCCAACGGAGGGCCTTTTCATCCGCCGCCGGGGGATTTTTCGCCCGGAGGCTTTGGATTTCGGATTTCAAACCCTATATTTGTGAGCCGCCGCGGAAACCAGATGCGGGGCGGGTGAAACGTATGAAACGGGGACTGAGATTCTGTGTCATTGCGGCGCTGGCTTTCCTGATGGCCGGCTGCGGCAGTAAAGATAAAAAGGAAGATACCACCAATTACGATGGCTGGATGCTCTCGCGCTGGAACGGCGGTACGGAGCTCTCCGGCAAGGTTTACTTGCAGCTCAACGCCGACAGGACCTTCTCGCTTTACCAGAGCATCGACGTGCCCGGATACCGGAAGCTGACGGGCACTTATACCATCGAAGGAGGAGTCCTTTCGGGGATTTATTCCGATGATATGCCGTGGGAAAGCAGCTATGTGATCGAGAAGCGGACGAAGACCGAGCTGCAGTTGCGCTCGGAAACGGATGTCGTTTCAATCTATACCGCCGTTGAGGTCCCCGCCTATGTGAAGGACGGCGTCGTGGCCTCCGGCGTGCGCTCGTCGGGAGCGGAAAAGCCGTTCCTCTGATAACCGGCTCCGGAAAAATGAAAAGCGGATTCTCTCACGAGAGAATCCGCTTTTTTCGTAATGCCGGCGGGTTACAGCCGGGCCTTGATGGCTTTCGAAGCCTCCTCGTAGCCGGGCTTGTCCAGCAGGGCGAACATGTTCTTCTTGTACGCCTCGACACCGGGCTGGTCGAAGGGATTCACGCCCAGAATATAGCCGCTGATGCCGCACGCCTTCTCGAAGAAGTAGAGCAGGCCGCCGATCGTCCGGGCCGAGATTTCGGGAATTTCGATGCGGATGTTCGGAACCCCGCCGTCGATGTGAGCCAGTTGCACGCCCAGTTCGGCCATGCGGTTGACCTCCGAAATGCGCTTTCCGGCAAGGAAGTTCAGTCCGTCGAGATTTTCCTTGTCGGCTTCGATAACGACCTTGGCTGCGGGTTTGGCTACCGAGATGATCGTCTCGAAGAGCGTGCGCTCGCCGTCCTGAATGTACTGGCCCATCGAGTGCAGATCGGCCGTCAGCGTGACGCTCGCCGGGAAGATGCCCTTGCCCTGTTTGCCCTCGCTCTCGCCGTAGAGCTGCTTCCACCACTCGTTGACATACTGCAATTTAGGCTCGTATGAACCCAGAATCTCGATCTTCTTGCCTCCCTCGTAAAGCAGGTTGCGCACGGCGGCGTAGATGGCTGCGGGATTCTCCTTGAAAGGCACGCCTTCGGCCGTGGCCTTCTCCATCTCCTGCGCGCCGTGTACGAGCGCCGCGATGTCCACTCCGGCGGCAGCCAGCGGCAGCAGCCCCACGGGGGTCAGCACCGAGAAACGTCCGCCCACGTCGTCGGGAATGACGAACGTCGGATAGCCCTCCTGCGTGGCGAGGGTCTTGAGTGCCCCGCGCGCCTTGTCGGTGATGGCCACGATGCGCTCTGCCGCCTCCTTCTTGCCGTAGCGCTTCTCGATCTCGGCTTTGATCAGGCGGAAGGCGATGGCCGGTTCGGTCGTCGTGCCCGACTTGGAAATCACGATGGCGGCGATCGAGTGCTCCTTCACGGCGTCGAGCAGTTCAGCGGTGTAATCCTCCGAGATGTTCTGTCCGGCGAAGAGAACCGTAGGGAATTTCTGCTCCTTGTGCAGGAGTTTGAACGGATCGGCCATGGCTTCGAGTACGGCCTTGGCGCCGAGGTACGAGCCGCCGATGCCGATGCAGATCACCACGTCGGCCTTGGCGCGCAGCTTCGCGGCCTGCTCTTCGATGGCCTTGATCTCGGCCTCCGAGATCGACGAGGGGAGCTTCACCCAACCCAGAAAGTCGTTTCCGGCGCCTTTGCCCGAGTGCAGCAGGGCGTTGGCGGCCTGTGCCTTGGCCTCGATGTCGGCCGTGAGGGCGACACCCGCTTTGGCAATGTCTAATTTCAGTGTTTCCATATCTTTGTCAGATTAATTTGGTAGTCAGTTCCTGCATGCATCGGCGGGCCGAGGCGCCCTCGTAGAGCACGCGGTAAACCATCCCGGCGATGGGCATGTCGACCTTGTGGCGGGCGTTGATGTGGCGGATGCAGTCGGCGGCGAAATAGCCTTCGGCGACCATCGTCATCTCGTTCAGGGCGCTTTTCACCGTGCAGCCGTGGCCGATCAGCAGACCCAGCCGCCGGTTGCGGCTGTAGACCGAGTAGCAGGTCACCAGCAGATCGCCCAGATAGGCCGAAACCTGCGTGTCGCGCCTGTCGGGATAGCTCTCTTCGAGGAAGCGGGTCATCTCGCCCGCCGAGTTGGCGATCAGCACCGCCAGAAAATTATCGCCGTAGCCCAGTCCGACGGCCAGCCCGACGGCCAAGGCGTAGATGTTCTTCAGGATGGCGCCGTACTCGATGCCGTAGAGGTCCGTGGAGTAGCTGAGGCGGATGTTCCCGCCGGCGAACTTCTCGCCGATGCGCTGCGCGTTTTCGGGATCGGTGCAGACGATGGTCAGGTAGGAGAGTTTCCCGCGCGAGACCTCCTCGGCGTGCGAGGGGCCGGTGACGAGCCCGATCTGCCTGTACGACAATTCGTAATGGTCGTGGATGTACTCCACGACGGTCTGGTAGTCGCCCGGGACGATGCCCTTGATGGCCGAGACGATGAATTTGTCGCGGAGCGGGACGGTCAGCGGGGCGAGGAAATTCTTGAGGTAGGCCGACGGAGTGGCCAGTATCACGATGTCGGCGTCGCACACCACGGCGTCGAGGTCGTCCGAAGGGGCTATGCAGTCGCGGTCGAACTCCATGTCGCTCAGGTAGCGGGGGTTGCGGCCTTCGGTGCGCAGCGATTCGAGCACCTCGGGATTGCGGACATACCATCCGACGCGCTGTCCGTTCGCCGTGAGCAGGCCGACGATGGCCGTCGCCCAACTGCCGTAGCCGATGACCGCGCAGCGGGCGCCGGTTCCGATTTTGTATTCCATGCGGAGTTTCAGTTTTTCGACTACAAATGTAAATAAAAAAAATTAGAATAAAATACAAAAATTTCCGGGGCTTTTTAGTACCTTTGTCCGGATGCGTGGCCGCCCCGGCGACGGGGTGGTGAGGTATCCGCGTATTTAGCTGAAATTAAAGTATTTTACGAAATAATTGGGTGTTGTAGCCTTATGGGAATTTTTTCACTGACACAGGAGCTGGCCATCGACCTCGGTACGGCCAACACGCTGATAATTTATAACGGCAAGGTCGTCGTGGACGAACCGTCGATCGTCGCGCTGGACGTTCATACGGGTAAACTGGTCGCCATCGGCCAGCAGGCGCGGCAGATGCACGAGAAGACCAATCCGAACATCAAGACGATCCGTCCGCTGAAGGACGGCGTGATCGCCGACTTCAACGCCACGGAGCTGATGCTGCGGGGCATGATCAAGAAAGTCAAGACCTCGGGCAGCCTCTTCGCCCCGTCGCTGCGGATGGTGATCTGCATTCCCTCGGGTTCGACCAACGTCGAAATCCGCGCCGTGCGCGACTCGGCCGAGCACGCCGGGGGCCGCGAGGTCTACATGATCTACGAACCGATGGCCGCGGCGCTCGGAGCCGGACTCGACGTCGAGGCGCCCGAAGGCAACATGGTCATCGACATCGGCGGCGGCACGTCGGAGATCGCCTGCATCTCGCTGGGCGGCATCGTCTGCTCGGAGTCGATCAACACGGCGGGCGACGTCTTCACCAACGACATCCAGAGCTATGTCCGCCAGCAGCACAACATCCGCATCGGCGAACGCACGGCCGAGGCGATCAAATGTTCGATCGGCGCCGCCGTTTCGGATCTGGAGCAGGAACCCGAGGACTTCGTGGTGACGGGCCCCAACATGCTGACGGCCCTGCCGCAGACCGTGTCGCTGTCGTACAGCGAGATCGCCTATGCGCTGGAGAAATCGCTCACGAAGATCGACGCCGCGCTGATGAAGGTGCTGGAGTCCATGCCGCCCGAGCTGTATGCCGACATCGTGAAGAACGGCATCTATCTGGCCGGCGGCGGTGCGCTGATCAAGGGTCTCGACCGGCGTCTGAACGAGAAGACCGGCATTCCGTTCCACATCGCCGAGGACCCGCTGCGGGCCATTGCGCGCGGGACGGGCATTGCATTGAAGAATATCAATCGGTTCTCGTTCTTAATGAAATAGCTTTCGTTTTATGGGGCATATTTCACATCTCCTCACCGGCCGGGACAGTCACATACGTCTGTATGCTCCTGCCCCGTCCGATTTCGGTCGATGCAAAATCTGCTCCCCTAAAGCCGAAACCCGGAATTGCCGGGTAGGAAAGCTGATGGATTTTGAGTAAAACGATTGCGGGCCTTGGTCCGCAATCTTAAATTAAAGAACTGCTTTGCGCAAACTGTTCGAGTTCATCCGCAGCGTTTACGTCGTGGTGCTGTTCGTGGTGCTGGAGGCCGTGGCCGTCAGCTACTACGCCCGTTCCACCTACTACACTCAGGCGCGGCTGCTCTCACGTTCCAACCAAGTGGTCGGCGGCGTGCACGGGCTCTTTGCGGGTATCGGTCACTACTTCACGCTGGGGCGCGAGAACCGGATGCTGCTCACGCGTGTCACGCAGCTCGAGGAGCGGCTGGCCCAGTACGAGGAGGCCGCCACCGCCGAACGGCTGGACAGCTACATGCAGGATATCGGCGAGTCGAAATACCGTTTCGCCACCGCCTCGGTCGTGGCCAACACGGTCAACCGGGCGCAGAACCTCATCACGGTCAACCGCGGGCACCGCGACGGCGTTGTGGAGGAGATGGCCGTGCTGTCGCCCGACGGTGCGATGGCGGGCTATATCGTCGCCTGCACGGAGCGCTACTCGGTGGCGATGTCGGTGCTCAACACCTCGTTCCGCGCCAGCGGCAAGCTCGCGGACTCCGAATATTACGGCTCGATCTACTGGGACGGCCTCGATCAGAACGTCGTGATCCTCGGCGAACTTTCGAAATACGCCGATCCGCAGCCCGGGCAGGAGGTCGTGACGACGGGATTTTCCCAGTTTTTCCCCGCCGACGTGCTGATCGGCTGGGTCGAGAGCGCTTCGCTCAACGAGACCCGCACGGCCTATACGGTCCGGGTGCGGCTCGCGGCCGAGATGTCGCGGCTGGGCGAGGTGGTGCTGGTCGGCAACCGCGACCTCTTCGAAATCCGCGACCTCCAGCAGAGCGAACAAGTCGAACAACATACCCGACTCTGACAAATGCATCGCACACTCCCATATCTCGGACTTTTCGCGGCGGCGGTCCTGCTGCAGGTTTTCCTGTTCGACAACCTGTCGATCAGCATCTACCTCAATCCGCTCGTCTACATCGTCTTCATCGCCCTGCTGCCGCTCGACACGCTGCCGGTGGCGGTGCTCGGCGCCGGTCTGGCGCTGGGCGTCACGATGGACTGCGTGATGGGCGCCGCCGGGATCAATACCATCGCCACGCTGCTGATCGCCTTCCTGCGGCCGACGCTTATCGGAATGCTCTACGGCAGCGAGAACGCCCGGGAAGGAGGCATTCCCTCCTCGGCACGTTTCGGTGAACGCCTTTTCGTCGGCTACCTCGTGGCGCTGACGCTCATCCACCACGCCGTCTTCTTTTCGCTCGAAGCCCTCTCGTGGACTCATGTGCTGCATACGCTGCTGCGCATCGTCGTCAGCTCGGCGGTGTCGGTGGGTTTCATCTGGATCATCGCCCGTATCTTTACGGCCAAACTCCCCGTGCGCGTATGAGTCGTTCAGAGGGTTTTGCCCGGATGCGGACCCTGCAGGTCGTCGTGCTGCTGGTCTTTGCGCTGATCGTCGGGCGGCTGGCCTACATCCAGTTGATCGACTCGCGTTATGACGACCTTGCGCGGGCCAACGTGCTGCGGCATGTGGTCCAGTACCCGCCGCGGGGCGAGGTCTTCGACCGCAACGGCGAATATCTGGTCCAGAGCCGCGAATGTTACGATTTGATGGTCATTTCGAGCGAGATCGACAAGCGGGGCTTCGACACGGCCCGGCTGTGCGAGGTGCTGAGCCTCCCGCGGGTGAAGCTCGATCGGGAACTGGCCAATGCGCGGATGCGTCCGCGGGCGCCGCGCCTCGTGATGAGCTACATTTCCAAGGAGGACAAACTGCGTTTCGACGAGTGCAACTTCCGGGGCTTCTATGCCGTCTACCGGACCGTGCGCCAATACCCCCGCGAGGTGGGCGGCAACCTGCTGGGCTATGTCAGCGAGGTGAACGGCGACTACCTGAAACGCCATCCGGACTACAAGATCGGCGACTATGTGGGCATGGGCGGCGTCGAGTCGGCCTACGAGCCGGAGCTCCGGGGCCGCAAAGGTGTCAAGATTCAGGAGATCGACACCCACGGGGCCATCAAGGGCTCCTACATGAACGGCCGTTACGACTCGCTGCCCGACCCGGGCCGCTACCTCGTGAGCACCATCGACGCCCGCTTGCAACTGCTGGGCGAGGAGCTGATGCGCGGCAAGGTGGGGGCTGCGGTGGCTATCGAGCCTTCGACGGGCGAAATCCTGATGATGGTCTCCTCGCCGACCTACGATCCCGACCGGCTGGTGGGCCGCGAACGCGGCAACAACTATATGGAGATGCTCCGCAACAAACGCCAGCCGCTGTTCAACCGGGCGGTGCGGGCAGCTTATCCGCCGGGTTCGACCTTCAAGCTGGTGCAGGGGTTGATCGGCTTGCAGGAGGGGGTGCTGCGGCCTTCCGACCTCCACTCCTGCCACATGGGTTATCAGGCCGGACGCCTGAAGATGGCCTGCCATGCCCACGCTTCGCCGCTGGACCTGCGCTTTGCGGTGGCCACCTCGTGCAACGCCTATTTTTGTTATGTCTTCCGCGACATCCTCGACAACCCCAAATACGGGAGCGTGAAGGAGGGCTACGACGTCTGGAAATCCTATGTCGAGAGCTTCGGCTTCGGCCGCAAGCTGGGTTCGGACTTCCTCGACGAGCGCAACGGCTATGTCCCCGACCGGGCTTTCTACGACCGTCAGTACCGGGGTTCGTGGAACTCGCTCACGGTGCTGTCGCTCTCGATCGGGCAGGATGCGCTGGGCTGCACGCCGTTGCAGTTGGCCAACCTCGCGGCCATCGTCGCCAACCGCGGTTACTACTACATTCCGCACATCGTGAAAAAGATCGAAGGGCGCGATTCGCTCGACGCCCGGTTCTACGAGCGGCATTATACGAAAGTCGATCCGAAGCACTTCGAGCCGATCGTCGAGGGCATGTGGCGGGGCGTGAATGTCGGGGGCACCTCGACGTTGGCGCGGCTCGACGGATGGGACGTCTGCGGCAAGACCGGCACGGCCGAGAATCCGCGCGGCCGCGACCACTCGACCTTCCTGTCGTTCGCCCCGAAGGACAACCCGAAGATCGCCATCTCGGTCTACGTCGAGAACGGCGGTTTCGGCGCTTCGGCGGCGCTTCCGATCGCCAGCCTGCTGGAGGAGTATTACCTGACGGACACGATCCGCCGTCCGGCCATGCTGGAATATGTCAAGAACATGAACATCTATTACCCTGCTTATGACAAGTAACCGGCATAGCGGCATCTTCTACGGAGTGGACGGCTGGACAGTCCTGCTGTATGTGCTGATCGTGCTGGCAGGGTGGCTGTCGATCACCTCGGCTTCGTACGACGAGGGTTCGGCCGACCTTTTCTCCTTCTCGCATTTCTACATGAAGCAGTTGCTGTGGATCGGCGTGGCATGGGTCACGGCGCTCGTCGTGCTGCTGCTCGACGAGCGGTTCTACCATATGTTCGCCTATCCGGCCTATCTGGGAGGTCTCGCGCTGCTGCTGGCCGCGCTGCTGTTCGGCCGCGAGGTCAACGGTGCCAAGGCGTGGTTTGAGTTCGGCTCGTTCCGCGTGCAGCCCGTGGAGTTCGCCAAGATCGCCACGGCTCTGGCGCTGGCCCGCGTGATGAGCGAATATTCGTTCTCGATCAACCGCGCCGGGGATCTTTTTAGAGTAGGCATGGTGATCTGCATTCCGCTGCTGATCATCATCCTGCAAAACGATACCGGGTCGGGCATCGTGCTGGGGTCGTTCCTCTTCGTGCTCTACCGCGAGGGACTGAACAAATGGCTCTGCATTCCGGTCCTGCTGATCGCCGCGCTGTTCATCGTCTCGTTCCTGCTCTCGCCGATGACGCTCCTCGTCTCGCTGATCCTGGTCTGCACCCTCTCGGAGGCGATGATGAACGGGTTGTGGCGCTCGCGGATCGTCTTTCTGGCCGTGCTGGCGCTGGCGAGCATCCTGCTGTGCCTCGTGATGTCGCTCATCGCTCCGGGGGTGCTGGACATTTACCACTCGCTGCTGATCGTGACGATCCTCTCGCTGGGATTCGTGGCGGCCTACGCCTACCGGTCGAACCTGCGTAACATCTACATTACGCTGGGACTGTTCATCGGTTCGATGGTCTTCCTGCCCACCACCGACTACATTTTCAATTCGATCCTCAAACAGCACCAGCGGGACCGCATCCTGAGTTTTCTGGGCATCATCAGCGACCCCTTGGGCACCGATTACAACGTCAATCAGGCCAAGATCGCCATCGGCTCGGGCAACTTCTGGGGCAAGGGCTTTCTGGAGGGTACCCAGATCAAATACGGGTTCGTGCCCGAACGGCATACCGACTTCATCTTCTGCACCGTGGGCGAAGAGTGGGGTTTTCTGGGAGCTATTGTGGTGCTGTCGCTGCTGTGCATCCTCATCCTGCGCCTGATGCGCATGGGCGAGCGGCAGCAGGAGCCTTTCGGGCGCATCTACTGCTACTGCGTGGCGGCGATCCTGCTGTTCCATGTGCTGGTCAACGTGGGCATGACCATCGGCCTGATGCCCGTCATGGGCATTCCGCTGCCCTTCATGAGCTACGGAGGTTCGTCGCTCATCGCCTTCACCATCCTGTTGTTCATCGCCGTGCGGCTCGATGCCTCGACGCGGCAGTTCTCCCTGACCAAATTTTGACAATGCTATGATACCCTTCGATCCCCGGGGACTCTCCCCGCAGGAAGTCGCCGAAAGCCGGCGTCAGCACGGCGACAATGTCATCACCCCTCCGAAAGACGATTCGGTGTGGCGGCTGCTGCTCGAAAAATTCCGTGATCCGATCATCCGCATCCTGCTGCTGGCCGCCGTGCTGTCGCTGGCCATCGGCTT is a window encoding:
- a CDS encoding NAD(P)H-dependent glycerol-3-phosphate dehydrogenase, which gives rise to MEYKIGTGARCAVIGYGSWATAIVGLLTANGQRVGWYVRNPEVLESLRTEGRNPRYLSDMEFDRDCIAPSDDLDAVVCDADIVILATPSAYLKNFLAPLTVPLRDKFIVSAIKGIVPGDYQTVVEYIHDHYELSYRQIGLVTGPSHAEEVSRGKLSYLTIVCTDPENAQRIGEKFAGGNIRLSYSTDLYGIEYGAILKNIYALAVGLAVGLGYGDNFLAVLIANSAGEMTRFLEESYPDRRDTQVSAYLGDLLVTCYSVYSRNRRLGLLIGHGCTVKSALNEMTMVAEGYFAADCIRHINARHKVDMPIAGMVYRVLYEGASARRCMQELTTKLI
- a CDS encoding rubrerythrin family protein; the encoded protein is MKLRLVLILLLFAASAGILVWLYCAATRTPRVPQASPWSETLADLDACCRRKHVKSVQYDNFAAIAAGESRRDAERLFRAMAFSERLQEHDCAEVIVHLGGNYTPPARIILFGGTTDDNLERSIACELRSLGKRQGAEIDRAMRKGNRYAARILARAAASDRRNAALMEYCRRIGRHHPDNCRFFVCPECGNLYAAEYRDYYCPFCLTGSERFVRFE
- a CDS encoding sialate O-acetylesterase, producing the protein MKKLSFVLVAVCALLAGCSSDESGPGEDGVDGTFELHSFLQDGMVIQQNQPFRLWGRASAANVKISAKASWARQEYTCKADANATWVLEIPVPAAPSDGAPQSIVISTPLQRNVLRDLLIGEVWVLGGQSNMAFAMNQVLNAAAEISAANYPSIRFFTVQPSNEARPIFDWRDMPEPYGKWYSTSPATAGAQSAVGYYFGLMLHRELGVPVGLVNTSNGGASAQAYTPIEALKADSRLKTTFVDPYTADPDMNVLLRPAELYNSMVYPLLRLSTRGVVWYQGEGNWNNYDIYPLLIKTLINEWRRNFANERMPFYYVQIAPWGFDQNTASKDWFYTQSEAIGYAYMREAQALTREQVSNSGMAVTMDVGDPDDIHPTNKRPVGERLARLALNQTYGRSDVACLGPRYNSLKVENGVVKLLFDNAEGLKTNDGQAPKHFYVAAAAGRSHRFYPAAAEIHGSEVWLTCPDVVTASTTAADVAVRYAFLLYPMTNLENGAGLPAEPFRTDPWSTDISYVY
- a CDS encoding YebC/PmpR family DNA-binding transcriptional regulator, which encodes MGRAFEYRKARKMKRWGHMARVFTKLGKEIEIAVKAGGPDPSANTRLRILIQNAKAENMPKENVERAIKRATEKDAADYKEVIYEGYGPNGIAFLVETATDNTNRTVANVRMYFNKCGGTLGNSGSVGFMFDHKCVFKFKAASEVDPEELELEMIDLGVDEFYPEEDGITVYAPYESFGAIQKWLDDKGFEIVSGESVRIPTDVKELDAEGRESVEKLVEKLEEDDDVVNVYHTMKEADEE
- a CDS encoding glucose-6-phosphate isomerase, producing the protein METLKLDIAKAGVALTADIEAKAQAANALLHSGKGAGNDFLGWVKLPSSISEAEIKAIEEQAAKLRAKADVVICIGIGGSYLGAKAVLEAMADPFKLLHKEQKFPTVLFAGQNISEDYTAELLDAVKEHSIAAIVISKSGTTTEPAIAFRLIKAEIEKRYGKKEAAERIVAITDKARGALKTLATQEGYPTFVIPDDVGGRFSVLTPVGLLPLAAAGVDIAALVHGAQEMEKATAEGVPFKENPAAIYAAVRNLLYEGGKKIEILGSYEPKLQYVNEWWKQLYGESEGKQGKGIFPASVTLTADLHSMGQYIQDGERTLFETIISVAKPAAKVVIEADKENLDGLNFLAGKRISEVNRMAELGVQLAHIDGGVPNIRIEIPEISARTIGGLLYFFEKACGISGYILGVNPFDQPGVEAYKKNMFALLDKPGYEEASKAIKARL
- a CDS encoding rod shape-determining protein MreD, with the translated sequence MHRTLPYLGLFAAAVLLQVFLFDNLSISIYLNPLVYIVFIALLPLDTLPVAVLGAGLALGVTMDCVMGAAGINTIATLLIAFLRPTLIGMLYGSENAREGGIPSSARFGERLFVGYLVALTLIHHAVFFSLEALSWTHVLHTLLRIVVSSAVSVGFIWIIARIFTAKLPVRV
- a CDS encoding lipocalin family protein; its protein translation is MKRGLRFCVIAALAFLMAGCGSKDKKEDTTNYDGWMLSRWNGGTELSGKVYLQLNADRTFSLYQSIDVPGYRKLTGTYTIEGGVLSGIYSDDMPWESSYVIEKRTKTELQLRSETDVVSIYTAVEVPAYVKDGVVASGVRSSGAEKPFL
- a CDS encoding rod shape-determining protein; this translates as MGIFSLTQELAIDLGTANTLIIYNGKVVVDEPSIVALDVHTGKLVAIGQQARQMHEKTNPNIKTIRPLKDGVIADFNATELMLRGMIKKVKTSGSLFAPSLRMVICIPSGSTNVEIRAVRDSAEHAGGREVYMIYEPMAAALGAGLDVEAPEGNMVIDIGGGTSEIACISLGGIVCSESINTAGDVFTNDIQSYVRQQHNIRIGERTAEAIKCSIGAAVSDLEQEPEDFVVTGPNMLTALPQTVSLSYSEIAYALEKSLTKIDAALMKVLESMPPELYADIVKNGIYLAGGGALIKGLDRRLNEKTGIPFHIAEDPLRAIARGTGIALKNINRFSFLMK
- the mreC gene encoding rod shape-determining protein MreC, with product MRKLFEFIRSVYVVVLFVVLEAVAVSYYARSTYYTQARLLSRSNQVVGGVHGLFAGIGHYFTLGRENRMLLTRVTQLEERLAQYEEAATAERLDSYMQDIGESKYRFATASVVANTVNRAQNLITVNRGHRDGVVEEMAVLSPDGAMAGYIVACTERYSVAMSVLNTSFRASGKLADSEYYGSIYWDGLDQNVVILGELSKYADPQPGQEVVTTGFSQFFPADVLIGWVESASLNETRTAYTVRVRLAAEMSRLGEVVLVGNRDLFEIRDLQQSEQVEQHTRL